From Methanooceanicella nereidis:
ATCTGAAAGGCCCATCAATAGTACGCCTTCTATAGATACACCTGTTTCCATCCTGGCACTATAATAACCGATGTCCGTATCAAAAAATCGATGAAAGCCTTCTACTAAGGCTGGCTTCATTTCTGGTACTCTCCCGATAACCTCTTTAACGCATGCTTCTTCCATCAATGTCCCATATGAGAACAGGTTATATGACTTTTCCATGACAGGAGATAAAAAGTTACTATTAGTATTGAGTATTTCCATTGAAGATCATTAATAAAATAACAAGTCAGGTGATGTTTTTGTGGTTGCGCCTGTCTGATGGCAGGTAGAC
This genomic window contains:
- a CDS encoding gamma-glutamylcyclotransferase family protein yields the protein MEKSYNLFSYGTLMEEACVKEVIGRVPEMKPALVEGFHRFFDTDIGYYSARMETGVSIEGVLLMGLSDNEINSLDEYEGVRYGIYERAGVKARIVENGMVVDAFIYVKGKKRFIRH